Within the Maribacter sp. BPC-D8 genome, the region GAGGTAATGGATAGAGAAGGTCTAGTAACCTATACTGCTGGGGTCTCTAATAAACAGTATACACTTAAAAGTTTTACCGAAGAACAACAAAGCTCTATTACTAGTTTAGATTATTTGGCAATAGGTTTTAGTGTAGGTAATGGTCTAGGTATGGGGTTTGGTATTATGCCATACTCTTCAGTTGGCTATAATTTGGTTGAAGAACGTACAAATGCAAGCGGCTCAGGTTTAGTTAATGTATATAATGGAGAAGGCGGTTTAACCCGTGCTTTTTATTCTATAGGATATGAAGTGGTAAAAGACTTAAGTATTGGAGCTACGGTAAATTTTAACTTCGGTACTTTAGATAGTGAAAGATTGCAACAGGTAGAAGATATTCAATTTGGAACTTTTGATAGAAGAAGTTCTCGAATAAATGGGTTTGATTTTAACTACGCATTAAATTATACCCCTATAATAAAAGGTAGACAACGATTACATTCTTCTATTCGAGTAAATACCCAAGGTAATTTAGTTTCTAAGAATGATAGACAAATAGGTTCTTTCTCGGTTGCTAATGGTGGTACAATAGAAGAGGTAGAAGTAAATTTGGCTGCTCAGAATTTGAGTAATACCGAGTTGAAGATACCTACGACTACTACATTAGGTTTAGGTTATGGAGAAGATTATAAATGGTTTGTAGGTGCTGAATATAGTTTTCAAGAGATGAGTTCTTTTGAAAATTCTTTCTTAGGTGCTGATAGTATAGCGTATGAAGATGCAAGTTCATTTGCATTAGGTGCTTTTATTACACCAGATCATAATTCGTTTTCAAGTTACTTAAAACGAATTACTTACCGCGCAGGAATGCGTTTAGATAAGACTGGTATGTTGGTGAATGATGTTGATATAAATAACTTTGGCATAACTTTTGGATTAGGCTTACCACTGGGTAGAAGTTTCTCTAATCTTAACTTAGGTTTTGAATTTGGCAAAAGAGGAACAACTAGAGCGAATCTAATCGAAGAGAGCTATTTTAAATTCAATGTAGGTCTTTCGTTGAACGATCGTTGGTTCCAGAAAAGAAAAATCAATTAATAAAAAATTAGTACATTAACCATTTAAAAAGAGAAATATGAAATCGAAACTTTACTTCACGGCAATAATGTTCCTAGGAATGATGGGAGTAAGTAATGCACAGGCACAAAACCCTGAATGTATGACTAACTTGTCTATCTTTTCTGAGCATGCGAAAGTTAAAAATTACGACGCGGCTTATGAGCCATGGAAAATGGTTTATGAAACTTGTCCTCAATTAAATAATGCTATCTATGTATATGGTGAACGTATACTGAAAGATAAGATGAAAAACGCCACAGGTGCTGATAAAGAGAAGTTTGCAAATGATCTTATGGGTCTTTATGACAATAAGTTAAAGCATTTTGCATCTAAAACTAGTCCAGGCGAAACTGAAGTTGACAAGGCTTTAGTAATGTATGATAATAAAATGGCTGACGATGCTAAAATGTACAGCATGTTAAGTGATGCCTTTACAAAGGATCAAGAAAACTTTAAAAGCCCTAAAGCATTATATATCTATTTCTCGAGTTTGGTAGATGAGCATAAGGCTGGTAGAAAAGATTTGCAAGAAGTATTTGATGTGTACGATGCTGTTACAGAGAAAATTGAATTAGAAAATGAAAGCCTTACTGGTAAAATTGCTAAACTTTTACCTAAAGAAGAAGCTGGTACATTAACTTCTAAAGAAAAATCTCGTTTAAAGTCTTACAATTCTTATTCTGAAGTTTACGGTAAAATCGCAGGAAGTATCGATTCTAAATTAGGTCCTTTAGCTGATTGTAGCAACTTAATTCCTCTTTACGAAAAGAGTTTTGAAGAGAAGCAGAACGATGTTGTTTGGGTAAAAAGAGCAGTTGGTCTTATGTTCAACAAAGAATGTACAGATGATCCAATGTTCCAGAAATTATTCGAAGCGCAATTGAGATTAGATCCATCTGCCGATGCTTATGTATATGGTGGTACTTTGAAGATGAAAAATGGAGACACTAAAGGTGCTCTTGCAGATTTCGATAAAGCATTGTCTTTAGAAACGAATAATGAGAAAAAATCTAAGATTGCTTACAAAGTAGCGGTTATTAATAAGAGAAAAGGTAGCAAGTCTACAGCTCGTAGCTACGCACAGAAAGCGATTGATGCTAACCCGTCTAACGGTCGTGCATATTTATTAATTGCTAACTTATATGCAACAAGTGCAAACGGTTGTGGTACTACTGCTTTCGAAAAAAGAGCAATGTATTGGAAAGCTGCAGATATGGCAAGAAAAGCAGGTAGAGTAGATCCATCATTAAGTGGTTCTTCAAGTCAAGCTGCAAACAGTTATAGTGCAAAAGCACCATCTAAAGAAATGATCTTTAGTTCAGGTATGGCTGGTAAAACTGTTACTTTCAACTGTTGGGTTGGTGGTAGCGTGAAAGTACCTTCTTTATAGAAAAAATGATACAGATTAAAAATTTTAAAAGCATTGCCGTGGTATGTACCATGGCAATGCTTTTTTTATCTTGTAAAGATGATTACAAGAGAGTTGGTGAAGAAGCGGTAAAGGAAGTTTTCCCCAGAAGTGTGGCACAAAACTTTGTGGCTACCTATACCGAATCTCCTGAAAAATTAGGGTCTGAAGATGAAGGTTCTTCTAAAGTTATGGCAGTACTATCGGGACCTATAAGAAACGATTTTGAGCAGCTGTCTTTTCCTTATCAAACCTTTCCAGAAGGCTTGTTAGTGGAGATTTTCAATGAGAAGAATGAAAAAACAACTATAGAAGCAGATTTTGGAGTGTTGTACTCTAAGACTTCTATCGTAGATTTGCGTGGTAATGTGCTTATAAAAAGTGATGATGGTAAGAAATTAGCAACATCTCAATTGTATTATGATCGCGGTAATGAATGGGCATTTACACAAGAGAAATTTACATTTACCAATCCTGATGATGGAACGGTGATGGATGGTGAAGGAATGGATATTCAGAAAGACCTTAAGTTTTTAAATGCGCATAAAACCTATGGTCTTATGTTGATTAAAGAAGATAAAGAACAAGAGAATGATTAATATTTTAAGGTATACAGAGTACTTATATGTTATAGTAGCTGGTTTTTCAATTTTTAGAATTTTTACAGATTGGAATACAGATAGAAGTATGGCTTATTTTTTCATATTTTTTGCCATAGTATCTATAGGTATGTTCTTGTTCAGAAGAAACTACAGAAAAAAATTCGAACAACGTAAACGGGATAATCAAAACAAATAGTGGGTACAGCCGGTATTATCATTATACTTTCCTTGATTTTTTCAGCATTTTTCTCAGGAATGGAAATTGCCTTTATTTCTGCGAACAAAATCCATATTGAAATAGAGAAAAAACAAGAGGGCTTTTTGGCTAGGGTATTAACTAGATTAACCAAAAAACCATCTAAGTTTATTGCAACCATGCTTATTGGAAACAATATAGCCCTGGTTATTTATGGTCTTTTCATGGGCGATGTGCTTATGAACTGGTTTGCAGGTATTGCGCCAGATAATGCTTTTTTAAAGTTGTTGCTAACAGATTTTAGTCTGTTGACCCAAACATTGATTTCTACCTTCGTTATTTTAATAACAGCAGAGTTTTTGCCAAAGGTGCTCTTTCAGATTTATGCAAATAACCTGTTGAAGTTATTGGCGATACCAGCATTTTTATTTTACATATTATTCTCGTTCATATCAGATTTTATTATTTGGATTTCTGATTTGATATTGAAACATGTGTTTGGAACATCGGGCGATGAAGTGCAGCTTGCCTTTAGTAAGTTAGAGTTGGGTGATTATATTACCGAACAGATGGAAACTATAGAGGAAGAAGATGAGGTAGATACCGAAATACAAATATTTCAGAATGCATTAGAATTTGCGGCTGTAAAAGCGCGAGAAGTTATGGTTCCAAGAACTGAGATTGTAGCTGTAGAAATGTATGAGAGTCCGAAAAATTTGGCGAAAATATTTACAGAAACAGGCTACTCCAAAATATTAGTATTTAATGATACGGTAGATAATGTAATTGGTTATGTGCATTCTTATGAGTTATTCAAGAAGCCAAAGACTATCAAAAGCATTTTATTACCTGTAGAGTTTGTACCAGAAACAATGCTAATTCAAGATATACTAAACGTATTGATTAAAAAACGTAAAAGTATAGCGGTAGTCTTAGATGAATATGGTGGCACATCGGGTCTTGTGACAGTGGAGGATATTGTTGAAGAGCTATTTGGAGAGATAGAAGATGAGCATGATACAACAGATTTAAGGGAAGAAGTGGTTGATGAACGTCACTTTTTGTTCTCTGCAAGATTAGAAGTTGATGATATTAATGAAAATCATAAATTAAATCTTCCGGTATCAGATGAATATGAGACCTTAGGTGGTCTTTTGGTACATACCCTAGGGGAAATTCCAGATAAAGAAGTAGAGCTTACCATAGCGTCTTATAAGTTTACTGTACTAGAAGTTTCTAACACCAAAATCGATTTGATTTCGATAGAAGTTTTGGAAGAGGAATAACAGTGCATCAATCAATAAATTAGGAGTCTTTTTAGTTTTTATTATTTCAATTAAAAATGGTAGTTTTGCCTCCCAATAACCACAAACGATTATTTTAAACGTTAATTAGAATGGCAGTATTAGAAAATATTAGGAAACGTACAACAGTGTTGATCTTGATAATAGGTTTAGCACTTTTTGCATTTGTTATTTCTGGGGTTTTTACCAGTAGCAATTTTGGAGGAGAAAAAGTAGGCTCATCAGTAGCTGAAATTAATGGAGAAGATATTTCTATTGATGAATTCAGAAGAGAAGTTGAAGTAGCTTCAAATAGAGTTGGTCCAACAGCATCATCTATGCAGGTTGTAAACCAAGTTTGGGAGAACAAAGTTAGAAAGACAATTTTAGGTGAGCAATTTGAAGATTTAGGTATTGGTATTGAGCAAGATCAAATTGTTGATTTTCTTAGAACTACCGGTTATGCACAGAATCCTCAGTTTCAAGACCAGAACGGTCAGTTCGATGCAAACATGTTTAGACAAACTGTAGCTGATTGGAAAGTAAACAACCCTGCTCAATACGAAGCTTGGCTGCAAACAGAAGATGAAATTATTGAATTGGCAAAAGAGCAGACTTATTTTAATATGGTAAGAGCTGGTGTTGGTGCTACTTTGAAAGAAGGTGAGTTAGATTATAAGTTGGCTAACGAAAAAATGGACATTAAGTACGTAAGAGTACCTTATACTTCAATTGCCGATAGCACTATTTCGGTTACTAAAAGTGAAATTGCTGATTACGTTAGTAAGCATAAAGAGGAATATAAGCAAGATCCTGCTAGAGATTTACAATATGTATATTTTCAAGAAAAACCATCTGAAGCTGATCAAGCTGCTATTAAAGAAGAGATTACTAAACTTTTAGATGATACTGTTGAATACAATTCTCAAACAGATCGTAACGATACTATTAAAGGTTTTAGAAATACAAAAGATGTTACTGCATTTTTAGATAGATATTCAGACACTAAGTTTGATACTATCTTTAAAGCTAAGAAGAATTTACCTTCAAGTGTTGCTGATACATTGATGAGTTTAAATGTTGGTCAAATCTACGGTCCTTATAAAGATGGAAATTCGTATAAGATTTCTAAAATGATCGCTAGAAAGCCAAATGGTTCTGTAAAAGCTAGTCATATTCTATTGGCTTACACAGGTGCAACTAGAGCTAACCCTGCTGTAACTAGAACAAAAGAAGAAGCGGAAGCTAAAGCAAAAGAATTATTAAGAGAGGCTAAGAAATCTGGAGTAGTATTTTCAGAATTGGCAAGAGACAACTCTGACGGACCATCTGCACCAAACGGTGGAGATTTAGGATACTTCCAAAAAGGAGTTATGGTTCCTAAATTCAATGACTTTGCATTCAACAATAATGAAGGGTCAATTGGTTTGGTTGAAACTGATTTCGGTTTTCACGTTATTAAAATAGATGACAAAGAAGATGTAGTTCAAGTTGCTACAATCTCAAGAGAAATAGTTGCATCAGAAGAAACAATAAACACATTGTTTACAAGTGCTACGAAATTTGAAATGGAAACTACAGATGATGAAAGTGCATTTTCAACATTGGCTAAGAAAGATGAATATGTAGTTCGTCCGGTAAATAAGATTAAAGCTTTAGATGAAAATCTTCCTGGCTTAACAAATCAAAGAAACATTGTTCAGTGGGCTTTTAATGGCGATACTAAAGTTGGCGACGTAAAGAGATTCAACATTAACAACGGTTATGCTGTTGTTCAGTTAACAGGTAGTTATGCTGCAGGTGTAATGAGTGCTGAAGATGCTTCTGTGCTTGTTTTACCAATTATAAGAAAAGAACGTAAGGCAGCTCAAATAATAGCGGCTAACAAGGGTAAAGATATGAGTGCTATTGCATCTGATAATGGTGTAAGCATTTCAAATGGTTCTGCGTTAACAGTGAAGTCTCCAACAATACCTGGCGCTGGTAGTGAGCCAGTTGTAGTAGGTACTGCTTACGGAATGGCTGCTGGTGCAACTTCAGGATTGATTCAAGGGAACACGGGTGTTTTCAAAATTGAAATCGTGAAGAAGACAGAAGCTCCTAAATTAGATAACTATAGTGTATATGCTAATACGCTTAAAACAGGAGCTGCTAGCCGTGTGAACACTGCAGTATACAATGCGTTGAAAGACGGTTCTGAAATAGAAGATAAAAGAGCTACTTTTTACTAGTAGATACTTTAAGATTTATATATAAAAAAAAGGGCATCCAATTTGGATGCCCTTTTTTTATAGTATCATTTTTGAGTAGGGGAGAATAGTATTGTAACCTTTTTTCTTGAAGTATTGCATATCATCTTCAGTGCCTGTGGCAAGCACAAAATCGCCACCCCAAGCTCCCAAGCTTTTAATAGTTCTGGAATAATCAGAAAAAAGAGTTGCTTTAATAGTAAGTGTTTGAAGTGTTTCTGATAAAATAGCTTCGTGTTGGTTTAATAAACCTTCAAACTCAGCTATGGCAGTACACTTTTTAATGTTTTCAGTTATAGCATCAATCTTGGTAATAAGAGCTTCTTTATTAATGTCTAAACTACGGTAGCTATTAATGGCGTCTCTACTATTCTTTTTCTGGTTTAGGTAAACAAAAAATAACTCATCCTTAAAATCGGGATTAAAAACTACCTTGTTTATTTTGGGTTCAAAACCATTTCTTTGGTAGGTAATTGCGGTATTATGTGTGGCACATGCAATATCATAACCACTGCCGCCAAATGTAGCTTCTAGCAATTCATACGGATTAACGTTTGCCCAGGTAGCCATATTTGCAATCAATGTAGAAGAAGTGCCTAAGCCCCAATTTTTAGGGAAGGTAATTTTGGCTTCAATTACACTATATACTGAAATACGTGATAAGAACTCAGAATTTAACTTTTGCGTTTCATTCAATATCTGTTGTAATCGATCTGAAACAGTTTCGTCAGTTGTATTAATAGTTTTAAAATCTGACTTAGAAAATTCAGCATAAAACCAGGTGTCGTCATTCTCGTCAACACTAAACCAGTGAATGGTTTCAGAATTTTTATTTCTAAGTTTTAATGATTGTCCGAAAGATGTAGGTAAGGCTAAACCTTTTGCACCATCAAGAATGGCATATTCACCTGTGAGCAATAATTTTCCATTACTATAAAATTCTTTCATAGATACCTTACTTTCTTATGTTACTTAGTTGAATTTCTACACCATGGTGTGTAACGGGGTTGGTTTTAAAATACTCGATCAACGTAGCTTTTTCGTTTTCATTTGCACCTAATTGGTTTAAAATATTCAGCAGGTGCATTTTCATATGTCCTTTTTGAATTCCGGTGGTAACCAAAGAACTTACTGCGGCAAAGTTCTGTGCTAGTCCCGCTACCGCTACAATTTGCATGAGTTCTTCGGCAGATGGTCGTTGAAGTATCTCCATATTCAACTTCACTAACGGATGCAGGTTTGTGAGTCCGCCAACGGTACCTAATGCTAATGGTAGTTCAATCCAGAATCTAAAAATTCCGTTTTCAATTTCGGCATGTGTTAAGCTGCTGTATTGACCATTTCTACAAGCATATGCATGTACGCCGGCTTCTACGGCTCTAAAGTCATTTCCTGTAGCTAGAACAACGGCATCAATGCCGTTCATGATTCCTTTATTATGTGTAACCGCGCGATATGGTTCTACTTTAGCGATTTTAATCGCCTGTATTATTTTTTCT harbors:
- a CDS encoding tetratricopeptide repeat protein, which encodes MKSKLYFTAIMFLGMMGVSNAQAQNPECMTNLSIFSEHAKVKNYDAAYEPWKMVYETCPQLNNAIYVYGERILKDKMKNATGADKEKFANDLMGLYDNKLKHFASKTSPGETEVDKALVMYDNKMADDAKMYSMLSDAFTKDQENFKSPKALYIYFSSLVDEHKAGRKDLQEVFDVYDAVTEKIELENESLTGKIAKLLPKEEAGTLTSKEKSRLKSYNSYSEVYGKIAGSIDSKLGPLADCSNLIPLYEKSFEEKQNDVVWVKRAVGLMFNKECTDDPMFQKLFEAQLRLDPSADAYVYGGTLKMKNGDTKGALADFDKALSLETNNEKKSKIAYKVAVINKRKGSKSTARSYAQKAIDANPSNGRAYLLIANLYATSANGCGTTAFEKRAMYWKAADMARKAGRVDPSLSGSSSQAANSYSAKAPSKEMIFSSGMAGKTVTFNCWVGGSVKVPSL
- the lptC gene encoding LPS export ABC transporter periplasmic protein LptC: MIQIKNFKSIAVVCTMAMLFLSCKDDYKRVGEEAVKEVFPRSVAQNFVATYTESPEKLGSEDEGSSKVMAVLSGPIRNDFEQLSFPYQTFPEGLLVEIFNEKNEKTTIEADFGVLYSKTSIVDLRGNVLIKSDDGKKLATSQLYYDRGNEWAFTQEKFTFTNPDDGTVMDGEGMDIQKDLKFLNAHKTYGLMLIKEDKEQEND
- a CDS encoding hemolysin family protein, whose translation is MEIAFISANKIHIEIEKKQEGFLARVLTRLTKKPSKFIATMLIGNNIALVIYGLFMGDVLMNWFAGIAPDNAFLKLLLTDFSLLTQTLISTFVILITAEFLPKVLFQIYANNLLKLLAIPAFLFYILFSFISDFIIWISDLILKHVFGTSGDEVQLAFSKLELGDYITEQMETIEEEDEVDTEIQIFQNALEFAAVKAREVMVPRTEIVAVEMYESPKNLAKIFTETGYSKILVFNDTVDNVIGYVHSYELFKKPKTIKSILLPVEFVPETMLIQDILNVLIKKRKSIAVVLDEYGGTSGLVTVEDIVEELFGEIEDEHDTTDLREEVVDERHFLFSARLEVDDINENHKLNLPVSDEYETLGGLLVHTLGEIPDKEVELTIASYKFTVLEVSNTKIDLISIEVLEEE
- a CDS encoding peptidylprolyl isomerase is translated as MAVLENIRKRTTVLILIIGLALFAFVISGVFTSSNFGGEKVGSSVAEINGEDISIDEFRREVEVASNRVGPTASSMQVVNQVWENKVRKTILGEQFEDLGIGIEQDQIVDFLRTTGYAQNPQFQDQNGQFDANMFRQTVADWKVNNPAQYEAWLQTEDEIIELAKEQTYFNMVRAGVGATLKEGELDYKLANEKMDIKYVRVPYTSIADSTISVTKSEIADYVSKHKEEYKQDPARDLQYVYFQEKPSEADQAAIKEEITKLLDDTVEYNSQTDRNDTIKGFRNTKDVTAFLDRYSDTKFDTIFKAKKNLPSSVADTLMSLNVGQIYGPYKDGNSYKISKMIARKPNGSVKASHILLAYTGATRANPAVTRTKEEAEAKAKELLREAKKSGVVFSELARDNSDGPSAPNGGDLGYFQKGVMVPKFNDFAFNNNEGSIGLVETDFGFHVIKIDDKEDVVQVATISREIVASEETINTLFTSATKFEMETTDDESAFSTLAKKDEYVVRPVNKIKALDENLPGLTNQRNIVQWAFNGDTKVGDVKRFNINNGYAVVQLTGSYAAGVMSAEDASVLVLPIIRKERKAAQIIAANKGKDMSAIASDNGVSISNGSALTVKSPTIPGAGSEPVVVGTAYGMAAGATSGLIQGNTGVFKIEIVKKTEAPKLDNYSVYANTLKTGAASRVNTAVYNALKDGSEIEDKRATFY
- a CDS encoding GYDIA family GHMP kinase, with the translated sequence MKEFYSNGKLLLTGEYAILDGAKGLALPTSFGQSLKLRNKNSETIHWFSVDENDDTWFYAEFSKSDFKTINTTDETVSDRLQQILNETQKLNSEFLSRISVYSVIEAKITFPKNWGLGTSSTLIANMATWANVNPYELLEATFGGSGYDIACATHNTAITYQRNGFEPKINKVVFNPDFKDELFFVYLNQKKNSRDAINSYRSLDINKEALITKIDAITENIKKCTAIAEFEGLLNQHEAILSETLQTLTIKATLFSDYSRTIKSLGAWGGDFVLATGTEDDMQYFKKKGYNTILPYSKMIL